The Chanodichthys erythropterus isolate Z2021 chromosome 14, ASM2448905v1, whole genome shotgun sequence genome window below encodes:
- the lrrfip1a gene encoding leucine-rich repeat flightless-interacting protein 1 isoform X24 — MGSQGPGRKRTTSKNGLTAEEDALNVIAKEAEARLAAKRAARAEAREIRMRELERQQKEIYQVQKKYYGLDNLDNKWGDIEQWMEDSERYTRVSRRHASVSDDEERMSVGSRSNIRVDDKLERDYIEKGSSRASTISGATLTSLGGTSSRRGSGDTSVSADTEASIREIKDSLLEVEEKYRKAMVSNAQLDNEKTNMMYEVDTLKDSLMELEEMLFETRRELEEKCKDLEREKHAHSILQFQFSEMKETLKQSEELLTKHGIVLGLDLATNGETGEEVGKAEQNSQTASAEIREGSSVLGTHPLKLCKDQQKKDSDDRMQGNQQSSHAPFSSTKTPLEANENGDLGDQMNQGVGQLENRPEEPPSSVGEEITATRLKEIKSEAHIKEDSRYDTEELECKVHKDGLLETDQQESECVKPSKEIKEETTLESVSGSIHDENDKTNEAVLDDELIEEFVEPSQMETLPKTQSANASNKKKKKKKKNKQKQKQSDRQESETKMDDKNEVVLSEDNPNQEMEGLEENHEKPLGNDVFTTTKNTDVPHDDKGTEELDRIEITSTNINADDAQDKIQLVTDEADSAEISKTISKSDCPESSNDVLLDDLSNDMISNPANIIDDHTEDSANPDPEPVILSSELMASETETSLPHEPSVQPMDAVGVFVESISSSENIENSSLVGIKEEKSHLDCEVEEQKESLQNIDLDGDTISEDQDKPDKICSPVMENVENDTENVIQEQPIDQPMESQLQDSIGADVDQEEVKTQDELDEENLNVPSEKVFDGGHVEDTPLIETQIQVIHEDHLSSNEANQETVVDLEASDQEPKVEKVQEEISIQDHDGCHVEDTPLIETQIQDIHEDHLSSNEANQETVVDLEASDQEPKVEKVQEERSIQDHDGCHVEDTPLVETQIKVLHEDHRSSNEANQETVVEGLEASEQEPKVEKAQEEKSIQDQVTINVQLPEDDEDLQVKSDAVLQELKEKDEEEEEEEDEGESFDFDEMDLEASSGAPLRNLLDQPNEDSSLLKENAQEANQECQRNAKDEDQTQGDECLEHSDQKSKPKEHEDVGHATENPQTATDAERCLTEDSETNSEVRPNDQQHDTPDAFEEHQQTSEDVTLSKGVNQSSEVEATDVGQEIDSSIHHEIKASNISGEQEATGSHKENYRKESKKSGKGKGKGKGKEECKMS, encoded by the exons ATTTATCAGGTGCAGAAG AAATACTATGGACTGGATAACCTGGACAACAAATGGGGGGACATTGAGCAGTGGATG GAAGACAGTGAGCGATATACTCGTGTCTCACGGAGACATGCTTCG GTGTCAGATGATGAAGAACGAATGTCAGTGGGGAGCAGGAGCAACATACGG gtTGATGACAAGTTAGAGCGAGACTACATAGAAAAG GGCTCTTCACGAGCATCAACTATATCTGGCGCCACTCTTACCTCTCTGGGTGGGACATCCTCACGGAGAGGAAGTGGAGATACATCCGTCTCTGCTGACACAGAAGCATCCATACGGGAAATCAAG GATTCCCTTTTGGAAGTGGAAGAAAAGTACCGTAAGGCCATGGTGTCCAATGCACAGCTGGACAATGAGAAGACCAATATGATGTATGAAGTGGACACTTTAAAAGACTCTTTAATGGAACTGGAGGAGATGCTTTTTGAAACACGCCGTGAGCTTGAGGAAAAGTGTAAG gatCTTGAACGAGAGAAGCATGCTCATAGTATACTGCAGTTTCAGTTCAGTGAAATGAAGGAGACATTGAAACAGAGTGAAGAACTGCTCACT AAACATGGTATTGTCCTTGGACTAGACTTAGCCACAAATGGAGAAACGGGGGAAGAAGTTGGAAAGGCTGAACAGAATTCTCAAACAGCATCAGCTGAAATCCGAGAGGGGAGTAGTGTACTTG GCACTCATCCATTGAAGCTGTGTAAAGACCAGCAAAAAAAAGATTCGGATGACAGGATGCAAGGGAATCAACAGTCTTCACATGCCCCTTTCAGTTCTACAAAGACACCTTTAGAAGCAAATGAGAATGGAGACCTTGGGGACCAAATGAATCAGGGTGTAGGGCAACTTGAGAATAGACCTGAAGAACCTCCAAGTTCTGTTGGTGAGGAAATCACTGCAACAAGACTCAAGGAGATCAAATCTGAGGCACATATAAAGGAAGATTCAAGATATGATACTGAAGAATTAGAGTGCAAAGTTCACAAGGATGGACTTTTGGAGACAGATCAACAAGAGAGCGAATGTGTCAAACCTAGTAAGGAAATCAAAGAGGAAACTACTTTAGAGTCTGTCTCTGGTTCAATTCATGATGAAAATGATAAAACTAATGAGGCTGTGCTTGATGATGAACTCATAGAGGAGTTTGTGGAACCATCTCAAATGGAGACACTCCCCAAAACACAGAGTGCTAATGCTTCtaataaaaagaagaagaagaagaagaaaaacaagcAGAAGCAGAAACAAAGTGACAGGCAAGAGAGTGAGACAAAAATGGATGACAAGAATGAAGTAGTTTTGAGTGAAGACAATCCAAACCAAGAAATGGAAGGTCTAGAAGAAAACCACGAGAAGCCCTTAGGGAATGATGTATTTACAACAACAAAGAATACAGATGTCCCACATGATGATAAAGGAACCGAAGAATTGGACCGTATTGAAATAACAAGCACAAATATTAATGCTGATGATGCTCAAGACAAAATTCAGTTAGTTACAGATGAAGCTGATTCGGCAGAAATTTCTAAAACCATATCAAAATCCGATTGCCCTGAATCTAGCAACGATGTCCTTTTAGATGATCTGTCCAACGATATGATCTCTAACCCTGCAAACATTATTGATGACCACACTGAGGATTCAGCAAATCCTGATCCAGAACCTGTAATCCTCAGCAGTGAGCTTATGGCTTCAGAAACAGAAACTTCACTGCCTCATGAACCTTCTGTTCAGCCCATGGATGCTGTTGGAGTGTTCGTTGAGTCCATCAGCAGCTCTGAGAACATTGAGAATTCTTCATTGGTAGGCATCAAGGAAGAGAAGAGTCATCTGGACTGTGAAGTAGAAGAACAGAAGGAAAGTCTCCAAAATATTGATCTAGATGGCGACACTATCTCTGAAGATCAAGATAAGCCTGATAAGATATGTTCCCCTGTGATGGAGAATGTGGAAAATGACACTGAAAATGTAATCCAGGAACAACCTATTGATCAGCCAATGGAAAGTCAACTTCAAGACAGTATTGGAGCAGATGTGGACCAGGAAGAGGTTAAGACACAAGATGAACTAGATGAGGAAAACCTTAATGTGCCTAGTGAAAAAGTGTTTGATGGAGGCCATGTTGAAGATACCCCTTTAATTGAAACACAGATTCAGGTTATCCATGAGGATCATCTGTCTTCCAATGAAGCAAATCAGGAAACGGTTGTAGATTTAGAAGCTTCTGACCAAGAACCCAAGGTAGAAAAAGTTCAGGAGGAAATATCAATCCAAGATCATGATGGATGCCATGTTGAAGACACTCCTTTAATTGAAACACAGATTCAGGATATACATGAGGATCACCTGTCTTCCAATGAAGCAAATCAGGAAACGGTTGTAGATTTAGAAGCTTCTGACCAAGAACCCAAGGTAGAAAAAGTTCAGGAGGAAAGATCAATCCAAGATCATGATGGATGCCATGTTGAAGACACTCCTTTAGTTGAAACGCAGATTAAGGTTCTACATGAGGATCACCGGTCTTCCAATGAAGCAAATCAGGAAACGGTTGTAGAAGGTTTAGAAGCTTCTGAACAAGAACCCAAGGTAGAAAAAGCTCAGGAGGAAAAATCAATCCAAGATCAGGTTACAATTAATGTGCAACTGCCTGAAGATGATGAAGACCTTCAGGTAAAGTCGGATGCGGTTCTTCAAGAGCTCAAGGAAAaagatgaggaggaggaggaggaggaagacgAAGGAGAATcgtttgattttgatgaaatgGACCTTGAAGCATCATCAGGTGCCCCTTTAAGAAACCTTCTAGATCAACCAAATGAGGACTCTTCTTTGTTAAAAGAAAATGCACAAGAAGCAAACCAGGAATGCCAAAGGAATGCCAAGGATGAGGACCAGACTCAAGGAGATGAATGTCTGGAACATTCAGATCAGAAATCAAAGCCAAAGGAGCATGAAGATGTTGGTCATGCTACAGAAAACCCACAAACAGCCACAGATGCAGAAAGATGTTTAACAGAGGACAGCGAAACCAACAGTGAAGTCAGACCTAATGATCAGCAACATGACACACCTGATGCATTTGAGGAGCATCAGCAGACATCAGAAGATGTGACACTTAGTAAAGGAGTTAATCAAAGTTCTGAGGTGGAGGCAACAGATGTAGGCCAAGAGATTGATAGTTCaattcaccatgaaatcaaGGCATCAAATATTTCAGGAGAGCAGGAAGCCACAGGGAGTCACAAGGAAAATTATAGAAAAGAATCTAAAAAAAGTGGAAAAGGGAAAGGAAAGGGCAAGGGGAAAGAAGAATGTAAAATGTCTTAA
- the lrrfip1a gene encoding leucine-rich repeat flightless-interacting protein 2 isoform X29 yields MGSQGPGRKRTTSKNGLTAEEDALNVIAKEAEARLAAKRAARAEAREIRMRELERQQKEIYQVQKKYYGLDNLDNKWGDIEQWMEDSERYTRVSRRHASVSDDEERMSVGSRSNIRLDLDAAGAYGGLPQAASSHSHKKSKKKKKHSSKTSNGYDDDLSTLSSRSSRISDESKMLRSSRLDLQSRAYYSSELYSSSSSYSSKHQVPSYSGYQLPLLHSRKHRGSIYEDSLYSGSRRSSARASSEYSGFLGSSSRTSSRANSACGSPVEDCSSSSVASFMRSTASISGLSRDLDRVIIPDLPNVNGRLSMVDDKLERDYIEKGSSRASTISGATLTSLGGTSSRRGSGDTSVSADTEASIREIKDSLLEVEEKYRKAMVSNAQLDNEKTNMMYEVDTLKDSLMELEEMLFETRRELEEKCKDLEREKHAHSILQFQFSEMKETLKQSEELLTEIRQLRLKQDGFVREISDLQETIEWKNKKIGALERQKEFSDAIRNERDELRDEVVQLKDILKKHGIVLGLDLATNGETGEEVGKAEQNSQTASAEIREGSSVLEIRLRKLVDERENLIEQVKRLKGQLEQKKQKNGTEDTSSPEGDVLENGADSNIMDIQRDANRQIIDLKFKLVKSEQEVTALEQNVTRLEGQVTRYKAASENSEKVEDELKAEKRKLQRELRSALDKIEELESSNSHLSKRLEKMKTGRGTAATP; encoded by the exons ATTTATCAGGTGCAGAAG AAATACTATGGACTGGATAACCTGGACAACAAATGGGGGGACATTGAGCAGTGGATG GAAGACAGTGAGCGATATACTCGTGTCTCACGGAGACATGCTTCG GTGTCAGATGATGAAGAACGAATGTCAGTGGGGAGCAGGAGCAACATACGG TTGGATTTGGATGCGGCGGGTGCTTATGGCGGG CTTCCCCAGGCCGCCTCCTCTCACTCACATAAGAAGtccaagaaaaagaaaaaacattcttCTAAAACC AGCAACGGCTATGATGATGATCTCAGCACATTGTCTAGTCGG AGCTCCAGAATCAGTGATGAGAGCAAAATGTTGCGCTCCTCTAGACTCGATCTGCAGTCG AGAGCCTACTATTCTTCTGAGTTGTACAGCAGCAGTAGTAGTTATTCCTCTAAACATCAAGTCCCCTCCTACAGTGGCTACCAG CTCCCTTTGCTGCACAGCAGGAAGCACAGG GGCTCTATATATGAGGACAGTCTCTACAGTGGCTCTCGGCGCTCCAGTGCTCGTGCT TCCTCTGAATACAGTGGTTTCCTGGGCTCCAGCTCTAGGACTTCGTCCAGGGCAAATTCTGCGTGTGGCAGCCCAGTG GAGGACTGCAGCAGCAGCTCTGTGGCTAGTTTTATGCGCAGCACAGCTAGTATCAGTGGCCTTTCTAGAGACCTTGACCGTGTCATCATTCCTGACCTGCCGAATGTTAATGGGAGGCTGTCTATG gtTGATGACAAGTTAGAGCGAGACTACATAGAAAAG GGCTCTTCACGAGCATCAACTATATCTGGCGCCACTCTTACCTCTCTGGGTGGGACATCCTCACGGAGAGGAAGTGGAGATACATCCGTCTCTGCTGACACAGAAGCATCCATACGGGAAATCAAG GATTCCCTTTTGGAAGTGGAAGAAAAGTACCGTAAGGCCATGGTGTCCAATGCACAGCTGGACAATGAGAAGACCAATATGATGTATGAAGTGGACACTTTAAAAGACTCTTTAATGGAACTGGAGGAGATGCTTTTTGAAACACGCCGTGAGCTTGAGGAAAAGTGTAAG gatCTTGAACGAGAGAAGCATGCTCATAGTATACTGCAGTTTCAGTTCAGTGAAATGAAGGAGACATTGAAACAGAGTGAAGAACTGCTCACT GAGATCCGTCAATTACGGCTCAAGCAAGATGGCTTTGTTAGGGAGATTTCTGACCTCCAGGAAACTATTGAGtggaagaataaaaaaattggG GCATTAGAGAGACAGAAGGAATTTTCTGATGCCATTCGAAATGAGCGGGATGAGCTCAGAGATGAGGTTGTTCAGctcaaagatattttgaag AAACATGGTATTGTCCTTGGACTAGACTTAGCCACAAATGGAGAAACGGGGGAAGAAGTTGGAAAGGCTGAACAGAATTCTCAAACAGCATCAGCTGAAATCCGAGAGGGGAGTAGTGTACTTG AAATACGCTTGCGAAAACTGGTTGACGAGAGGGAGAACTTAATAGAGCAG GTCAAGAGATTGAAAGGTCAACTTGAGCAGAAGAAACAGAAGAATGGCACAGAGGACACATCCAGCCCAGAGGGGGATGTGCTGGAGAATGGTGCTGACTCCAACATCATGGATATACAGA GGGATGCCAACAGGCAAATCATTGACCTAAAATTTAAACTTGTCAAATCAGAGCAAGAAGTCACAGCACTTGAACAGAAT GTCACGAGGCTCGAGGGTCAGGTGACCCGGTACAAAGCTGCATCTGAAAATTCAGAGAAGGTGGAGGACGAACTCAAAGCTGAAAAACGCAAACTGCAGCGAGAG TTACGATCTGCATTGGACAAGATTGAAGAGTTGGAGTCTAGTAACAGCCACCTCTCAAAAAGGCTGGAGAAGATGAAGACTGGCCGGGGAACAGCAGCAACTCCCTAA
- the lrrfip1a gene encoding enolase-phosphatase E1 isoform X8, which produces MGSQGPGRKRTTSKNGLTAEEDALNVIAKEAEARLAAKRAARAEAREIRMRELERQQKEIYQVQKKYYGLDNLDNKWGDIEQWMEDSERYTRVSRRHASVSDDEERMSVGSRSNIRLDLDAAGAYGGLPQAASSHSHKKSKKKKKHSSKTSNGYDDDLSTLSSRSSRISDESKMLRSSRLDLQSGSIYEDSLYSGSRRSSARASSEYSGFLGSSSRTSSRANSACGSPVEDCSSSSVASFMRSTASISGLSRDLDRVIIPDLPNVNGRLSMVDDKLERDYIEKGSSRASTISGATLTSLGGTSSRRGSGDTSVSADTEASIREIKEIHELKDQIQDVEAKHMQNLKELKDSLLEVEEKYRKAMVSNAQLDNEKTNMMYEVDTLKDSLMELEEMLFETRRELEEKCKDLEREKHAHSILQFQFSEMKETLKQSEELLTEIRQLRLKQDGFVREISDLQETIEWKNKKIGALERQKEFSDAIRNERDELRDEVVQLKDILKKHGIVLGLDLATNGETGEEVGKAEQNSQTASAEIREGSSVLGTHPLKLCKDQQKKDSDDRMQGNQQSSHAPFSSTKTPLEANENGDLGDQMNQGVGQLENRPEEPPSSVGEEITATRLKEIKSEAHIKEDSRYDTEELECKVHKDGLLETDQQESECVKPSKEIKEETTLESVSGSIHDENDKTNEAVLDDELIEEFVEPSQMETLPKTQSANASNKKKKKKKKNKQKQKQSDRQESETKMDDKNEVVLSEDNPNQEMEGLEENHEKPLGNDVFTTTKNTDVPHDDKGTEELDRIEITSTNINADDAQDKIQLVTDEADSAEISKTISKSDCPESSNDVLLDDLSNDMISNPANIIDDHTEDSANPDPEPVILSSELMASETETSLPHEPSVQPMDAVGVFVESISSSENIENSSLVGIKEEKSHLDCEVEEQKESLQNIDLDGDTISEDQDKPDKICSPVMENVENDTENVIQEQPIDQPMESQLQDSIGADVDQEEVKTQDELDEENLNVPSEKVFDGGHVEDTPLIETQIQVIHEDHLSSNEANQETVVDLEASDQEPKVEKVQEEISIQDHDGCHVEDTPLIETQIQDIHEDHLSSNEANQETVVDLEASDQEPKVEKVQEERSIQDHDGCHVEDTPLVETQIKVLHEDHRSSNEANQETVVEGLEASEQEPKVEKAQEEKSIQDQVTINVQLPEDDEDLQVKSDAVLQELKEKDEEEEEEEDEGESFDFDEMDLEASSGAPLRNLLDQPNEDSSLLKENAQEANQECQRNAKDEDQTQGDECLEHSDQKSKPKEHEDVGHATENPQTATDAERCLTEDSETNSEVRPNDQQHDTPDAFEEHQQTSEDVTLSKGVNQSSEVEATDVGQEIDSSIHHEIKASNISGEQEATGSHKENYRKESKKSGKGKGKGKGKEECKMS; this is translated from the exons ATTTATCAGGTGCAGAAG AAATACTATGGACTGGATAACCTGGACAACAAATGGGGGGACATTGAGCAGTGGATG GAAGACAGTGAGCGATATACTCGTGTCTCACGGAGACATGCTTCG GTGTCAGATGATGAAGAACGAATGTCAGTGGGGAGCAGGAGCAACATACGG TTGGATTTGGATGCGGCGGGTGCTTATGGCGGG CTTCCCCAGGCCGCCTCCTCTCACTCACATAAGAAGtccaagaaaaagaaaaaacattcttCTAAAACC AGCAACGGCTATGATGATGATCTCAGCACATTGTCTAGTCGG AGCTCCAGAATCAGTGATGAGAGCAAAATGTTGCGCTCCTCTAGACTCGATCTGCAGTCG GGCTCTATATATGAGGACAGTCTCTACAGTGGCTCTCGGCGCTCCAGTGCTCGTGCT TCCTCTGAATACAGTGGTTTCCTGGGCTCCAGCTCTAGGACTTCGTCCAGGGCAAATTCTGCGTGTGGCAGCCCAGTG GAGGACTGCAGCAGCAGCTCTGTGGCTAGTTTTATGCGCAGCACAGCTAGTATCAGTGGCCTTTCTAGAGACCTTGACCGTGTCATCATTCCTGACCTGCCGAATGTTAATGGGAGGCTGTCTATG gtTGATGACAAGTTAGAGCGAGACTACATAGAAAAG GGCTCTTCACGAGCATCAACTATATCTGGCGCCACTCTTACCTCTCTGGGTGGGACATCCTCACGGAGAGGAAGTGGAGATACATCCGTCTCTGCTGACACAGAAGCATCCATACGGGAAATCAAG GAGATCCATGAGCTTAAGGATCAGATTCAAGATGTGGAGGCGAAGCACATGCAGAACCTCAAAGAGCTCAAG GATTCCCTTTTGGAAGTGGAAGAAAAGTACCGTAAGGCCATGGTGTCCAATGCACAGCTGGACAATGAGAAGACCAATATGATGTATGAAGTGGACACTTTAAAAGACTCTTTAATGGAACTGGAGGAGATGCTTTTTGAAACACGCCGTGAGCTTGAGGAAAAGTGTAAG gatCTTGAACGAGAGAAGCATGCTCATAGTATACTGCAGTTTCAGTTCAGTGAAATGAAGGAGACATTGAAACAGAGTGAAGAACTGCTCACT GAGATCCGTCAATTACGGCTCAAGCAAGATGGCTTTGTTAGGGAGATTTCTGACCTCCAGGAAACTATTGAGtggaagaataaaaaaattggG GCATTAGAGAGACAGAAGGAATTTTCTGATGCCATTCGAAATGAGCGGGATGAGCTCAGAGATGAGGTTGTTCAGctcaaagatattttgaag AAACATGGTATTGTCCTTGGACTAGACTTAGCCACAAATGGAGAAACGGGGGAAGAAGTTGGAAAGGCTGAACAGAATTCTCAAACAGCATCAGCTGAAATCCGAGAGGGGAGTAGTGTACTTG GCACTCATCCATTGAAGCTGTGTAAAGACCAGCAAAAAAAAGATTCGGATGACAGGATGCAAGGGAATCAACAGTCTTCACATGCCCCTTTCAGTTCTACAAAGACACCTTTAGAAGCAAATGAGAATGGAGACCTTGGGGACCAAATGAATCAGGGTGTAGGGCAACTTGAGAATAGACCTGAAGAACCTCCAAGTTCTGTTGGTGAGGAAATCACTGCAACAAGACTCAAGGAGATCAAATCTGAGGCACATATAAAGGAAGATTCAAGATATGATACTGAAGAATTAGAGTGCAAAGTTCACAAGGATGGACTTTTGGAGACAGATCAACAAGAGAGCGAATGTGTCAAACCTAGTAAGGAAATCAAAGAGGAAACTACTTTAGAGTCTGTCTCTGGTTCAATTCATGATGAAAATGATAAAACTAATGAGGCTGTGCTTGATGATGAACTCATAGAGGAGTTTGTGGAACCATCTCAAATGGAGACACTCCCCAAAACACAGAGTGCTAATGCTTCtaataaaaagaagaagaagaagaagaaaaacaagcAGAAGCAGAAACAAAGTGACAGGCAAGAGAGTGAGACAAAAATGGATGACAAGAATGAAGTAGTTTTGAGTGAAGACAATCCAAACCAAGAAATGGAAGGTCTAGAAGAAAACCACGAGAAGCCCTTAGGGAATGATGTATTTACAACAACAAAGAATACAGATGTCCCACATGATGATAAAGGAACCGAAGAATTGGACCGTATTGAAATAACAAGCACAAATATTAATGCTGATGATGCTCAAGACAAAATTCAGTTAGTTACAGATGAAGCTGATTCGGCAGAAATTTCTAAAACCATATCAAAATCCGATTGCCCTGAATCTAGCAACGATGTCCTTTTAGATGATCTGTCCAACGATATGATCTCTAACCCTGCAAACATTATTGATGACCACACTGAGGATTCAGCAAATCCTGATCCAGAACCTGTAATCCTCAGCAGTGAGCTTATGGCTTCAGAAACAGAAACTTCACTGCCTCATGAACCTTCTGTTCAGCCCATGGATGCTGTTGGAGTGTTCGTTGAGTCCATCAGCAGCTCTGAGAACATTGAGAATTCTTCATTGGTAGGCATCAAGGAAGAGAAGAGTCATCTGGACTGTGAAGTAGAAGAACAGAAGGAAAGTCTCCAAAATATTGATCTAGATGGCGACACTATCTCTGAAGATCAAGATAAGCCTGATAAGATATGTTCCCCTGTGATGGAGAATGTGGAAAATGACACTGAAAATGTAATCCAGGAACAACCTATTGATCAGCCAATGGAAAGTCAACTTCAAGACAGTATTGGAGCAGATGTGGACCAGGAAGAGGTTAAGACACAAGATGAACTAGATGAGGAAAACCTTAATGTGCCTAGTGAAAAAGTGTTTGATGGAGGCCATGTTGAAGATACCCCTTTAATTGAAACACAGATTCAGGTTATCCATGAGGATCATCTGTCTTCCAATGAAGCAAATCAGGAAACGGTTGTAGATTTAGAAGCTTCTGACCAAGAACCCAAGGTAGAAAAAGTTCAGGAGGAAATATCAATCCAAGATCATGATGGATGCCATGTTGAAGACACTCCTTTAATTGAAACACAGATTCAGGATATACATGAGGATCACCTGTCTTCCAATGAAGCAAATCAGGAAACGGTTGTAGATTTAGAAGCTTCTGACCAAGAACCCAAGGTAGAAAAAGTTCAGGAGGAAAGATCAATCCAAGATCATGATGGATGCCATGTTGAAGACACTCCTTTAGTTGAAACGCAGATTAAGGTTCTACATGAGGATCACCGGTCTTCCAATGAAGCAAATCAGGAAACGGTTGTAGAAGGTTTAGAAGCTTCTGAACAAGAACCCAAGGTAGAAAAAGCTCAGGAGGAAAAATCAATCCAAGATCAGGTTACAATTAATGTGCAACTGCCTGAAGATGATGAAGACCTTCAGGTAAAGTCGGATGCGGTTCTTCAAGAGCTCAAGGAAAaagatgaggaggaggaggaggaggaagacgAAGGAGAATcgtttgattttgatgaaatgGACCTTGAAGCATCATCAGGTGCCCCTTTAAGAAACCTTCTAGATCAACCAAATGAGGACTCTTCTTTGTTAAAAGAAAATGCACAAGAAGCAAACCAGGAATGCCAAAGGAATGCCAAGGATGAGGACCAGACTCAAGGAGATGAATGTCTGGAACATTCAGATCAGAAATCAAAGCCAAAGGAGCATGAAGATGTTGGTCATGCTACAGAAAACCCACAAACAGCCACAGATGCAGAAAGATGTTTAACAGAGGACAGCGAAACCAACAGTGAAGTCAGACCTAATGATCAGCAACATGACACACCTGATGCATTTGAGGAGCATCAGCAGACATCAGAAGATGTGACACTTAGTAAAGGAGTTAATCAAAGTTCTGAGGTGGAGGCAACAGATGTAGGCCAAGAGATTGATAGTTCaattcaccatgaaatcaaGGCATCAAATATTTCAGGAGAGCAGGAAGCCACAGGGAGTCACAAGGAAAATTATAGAAAAGAATCTAAAAAAAGTGGAAAAGGGAAAGGAAAGGGCAAGGGGAAAGAAGAATGTAAAATGTCTTAA